In Candidatus Latescibacterota bacterium, the genomic stretch AAGTGATATCCTACTTATGCAACTTCGTTGTGCAGGGTAATTATGTGATCGGTCTGGTGATATTTCTGATCATCATCGTGATCCAGTTCATTGTGATCACCAAGGGCGCCGGCAGGATCGCTGAGGTGGCTGCGAGATTCACTCTTGACGCCATGCCGGGGAAGCAGATGAGCATCGACGCGGATCTCAATTCGGGGCTGATCAACGAAGACGAAGCCAGGGATCGAAGAGACAAGATCTCCAGGGAAGCAGATTTTTACGGCGCGATGGACGGTTCGAGCAAGTTTGTGCGGGGAGACGCTATCGCCGGTATCATCATCACCCTGATCAATATTATCGGTGGGTTGATCATAGGTATAGCTCAACGCAAGCTGAGCCTGGGAGATGCTGCGATGACATATACGATGTTGACGGTGGGAGATGGCCTCGTGACCCAGATTCCCGCGCTTATTGTTTCCACCGGAGCCGGCATGATCGTTACCAGGGCAGCCAGCAAGAGGGATTTCGGGGAGGATATCTCCAACCAGGTATTCAGTTATCCCAGGGTCATGATGATCGTATCGATAACGCTTCTTGGCATGGGAATGGTCCCGGGACTTCCCAAATTACCATTTCTTCTGCTTGGCAGCCTGTTTTTTGTGATCTTCATTACCATGCGTCGCCGCGCCGCCGCAAAGGCGAAAGAAGTGGTCGAGGAGCCTGTGGTCGAGGATGATGTGGATCCTGTCGAACAGGACAACCTCTACTATGTGGACAGGCTGGAGATCGAGATAGGATATGGTCTTATTCCCCTCGTAAACGAGGATATGGGCGGGGATTTCCTGAAGCGAGTCACGAATATCAGAAAACAGGCTGCGGTCGATCTTGGATTGCATGTCTCCCCGATAAGGATCAGGGACAATCTTCAGCTCAAGCAGAACCAGTACAGGATCAAACTGAAGGGCGTCGATATTGCCGATGGCATAATTCAGATTGAAAGGTGTCTCGCAATCCGGTCGGGTCCGCTCGATGGGAGTATCGAAGGTATAGAGACCAGGGAGCCTGCGTTCAATATGCCTGCTCTCTGGATAAGGAAAGAGGATGTCGACAAGGCGGAGGTCAACGGATATACCGTCGTAGAGCCCAGCGCTGTGATAGCGACACATCTGAACGAGATAATACACAAGTATGCTGATGAAATAATGACACGTCAGGATGTGAGGGACCTGGTCGAAAAGGTCAGGACCTATGCTCCGGCGGTCGTGGAAGACCTGTTCCCGGACCAGTTGACATACGCTTTTCTCCAGCAGGTCCTCTCCAACCTGCTGAGGGAAAGAGTCTCGATCAAGGATATGATCACCATACTGGAATCGATCGCCTACTACCTGCCGCAGACCAGGGATATCGATTATATATCGGAGCGGATAAGAGAAGCCCTGGGACGTTCGATCATCAGTAACTATCTGGACGGAGAGGGTGCTCTTCCAGTCGTAGTGATTCATCCGGAAGTAGAAGAAATCATGGGCAGGGCCGTCGAGGCCTCGTCCGAGTCAAGGATACTCAGTCTCGATCCCGGGTTTACAAAGAGCGTGCTCTCTTCAGTCCGTGAGGAAGTCGATCGTGTAAGCGCTATGGGACTCCAGCCGGTCATCCTCTGTTCGTCGATGATCCGGCTTGCTTTTCACAGGTTCATCGAACCGACGTTTCCCTTCCTCGTGACGCTGTCGTATGCGGAAATATCGAGGGATGTCAACGTAAGATCCGTAGGGATGGTGAAGATCAATGAAACAGAAAGAATGCAGGGTAGTGGACAGGTCGCCTGAAGCGGCTATGAAGAAGGCGATTGAAAGATTCGGGGAAGATGCTCTTATTCTGGAGACCAGAGAAGTCAGAAGAAAAAAAGAGCATGGCCTCGGATTTGAGACTATGTACGAGTTGATAATTGAGGGTGACGATACCGGACAAGCCGGAGTACGAACTTCCGTGGAGACCCTGAACCACACCGGCAGTCTGTCGAGTCCTGTCAGTTCGAAGCCAGACGGTATCGAATCACTCGAAAGACAGATTGAGAGGATGGGACGTCTCGACAAAACGATGATGATGCTCGAGGAGAGATTGTCGATGCTGGTTTCCGGTGATTCGACTTATCCTCTCCATACGGCACTCATCAATGGTGGGGCCTCGCGGGACACCGTGAGAATAATCGGCGAGTCGTTTATCAATACAGGCCGGAGATTCAGTGGTGACGGTGTGGATGCTGCCCTCGAACATCTCGGACAGCATCTCAAGGTAGCGGATGTGTCTACGTGGGATGAAATATCGGGTGTCCATATCTTTTATGGAGCAGGTGGAACGGGAAAGACCAGTCTCATTATCAAGCTGGCCGGAATGCTGACGGGTTCGGGAAGGAAAGTCACTATCATCAACCTTTTTCCGAGACATTCCGGAGAGGCTGAGCGATTGAAGGTCGTTTCCAATACTCTTGGAGTGGGTGCCATAGCTGTTTACAACCTCATGGAACTCAAGAACATAATCGATTCCAGGACAGGAAGCGATACTGTGCTGATCGATACTCCATGTGCTCACACGGTCAGAGAACTTGCCACGGACAGGTTCCAGTCCCTGATATCGAAGATGGATCCCATCACATCCCACTTCGTGTTTGATATGGGAGTATCGAATATCAGGATCAGGAAAGAGCTCGAGTTGTTCGAGGCTTTATCATGCGATTTTTGTATTTTGACGAAACTTGACCTCCAGGGTGACAGTGTAGCTTTCCTTGATCTTCTGGCGGAGAGACTCCTTTCGTTTTCCCTGATCAACGAAATGCCCGATCTGGACAGTGGGCTGAGTATAGCCACGAAAAGCAGGCTGTTGTCTCTGATCGAAAGTTGTGTGGATGCCGCCCGGGCGATCGAAAGAAGAAAAACTCTCAATAATGCGACTCAAATATCCGAAAACAATAATGAAGAGGACCGGGAATGGACCCGGGAGTCCCGGCAAGAGAATATTCCGGAGATGGAAACCATTGGCTCCTGACCAGGCTTGAAAGATAATGAAATCTTTTTTCAACATGATAGCTTTCGGCGCCACGTTGACAACGGGGATCGTAAGCGTCTTTCAGAATGTTCCTCTTATGGAATTCATCAAGAGGACCAGTGTGACATTTATCGTATTCTATTTTATGGGAGCTGCTCTTGCGGCCCTGTGGAATACGGCTGCCGTATATATGCCTTCATCTACCAAAAATGTCGTCAAGGAGAGTAGTGATGAGCAAGAGGATGGTTGACGTGATCGGCCTGGTCACAGCGGGAGAGTCAGGAGATGACTGAGAAGATACATCCGGCCGACAGCCTGTACCCGGCCCATCATACTGTCCCATCAAATAAAGAGGACAGGGAGAAAAAGAGAAAGAAAAAACGTGATGATGAAGGTGAGAAGAATAAAAAACACCTTCCTGATCCCGACGATGATCATCTTGTCGACAGGAGAGCCTGAGCAATGACTGCTCAAGATATGAGGGATTCTGCCGAAAACTGTCGAAACGGAGTGTGGTTATGGATTTTATAGAATCATTGTCTTTTACCTACGCGTTGATCATATCCGCAGGGGCAGCCTTTCTGATATCTATCTGGCCCGGATATCTGGTTTTCAGGAAGCGGAGGGCCGGCAGGAAGAAGGATAAGATAAGAACTGATTATACGCCTCAGCCAGCCGTCGTCAGCAGTTACATGTCGACCGCGGTGACAGTACCGGACGAGTTTCCTGAAATGGCTCAACGTATGGGGACTGTCCTGGACAGGATCGAATCATCCGTTGGGTCGTGCGTGGAGCTCTGTGGGAGACTTCTCGAACAGGAAGTATCTATTTCAATGGGGTCGGGGGGCAGGTCCGGACCCATACACGATCTCTCCGGGAGGATAAGGGAGATGATGGCTCAGGGCGATGACGAAGAAACAATAGCCGGTGTACTCAGTATTGACAGGGAGATGTTGAAGCTCTATCTGCATGCCGGGGGTAACAGAAACTGACCGTACCCGCCAGGTACGGTCCTGGAAGTTGCAGGACTATATGGTACAGAAAGTATCGATAGATAAACTGATAATGCTGACGGGAGATCTCCCGCCGATGCCATACGTGGCCAGACGGGTGATGGATGTAGTGAATGATTCATCCACCGACGCTCATATACTTCAGGAGATCATTTCCAAGGATCAGGGCCTTGCTGGCCAGATCATGAAAATTGCGAACTCTGCTCTCTACGCGTGCAGCCGAAGGATCGAGACCCTGACAGACGCGATCGTGATGCTCGGGTTCAACTCCATCAGGAGCCTTTCGATCATGGCCGCTACAAAGAATCTTTACGAATTCACAAGAAGAGGAAAGATCCTCGGGTTGAAGGACAAGTTGATGTGGGAGCATTCCGTCGCTGCGGCGATGACGGCGCGGATAGTCGCCCAGAAGGTACGGCCGGCTATGATCGAGAAGGCTTTTATGGGAGGGTTACTCCATGATATCGGCAAGCTCGTGATCCTTCAGAAGCTACCCGATGTCTTCGACAGTATAGTCGAGGAAGTATACAACACAGGCCGACATTTTGCCGAGGTAGAGATGGAATTACTCGAGTTCACCCATGCTGAGGTCGGAGCGATGTTGATGAAAAAGTGGAAACTGCCCGAGGAGTTCGAGAATGCTGTGCGTTATCATCATGAGGTGACGGCTGAGACGAATCTCGACAGCCAGCTGATATATTTCATCGATTTGGCCAACATGATATGCCATAAGCTGGGGCTTGGTTTTATCAAGGAACCCGGGCTGGAACTCTCATCCGAGATCTCGACCATGAGACTGGGTGTAGCGGAAGATGATCTGGAGAAGATGATCGAGATGACCAACAGTGCTCTGGATCAGGAATTGACCACCTTTATGTAGGGTTGGAGCTGCAGATTGACAACCAGTGTAAAAAACGGGATCACTACTGAAGAAGTAAGTGATTTACAAGCAAGCGAGGATGAGGATCTTCGCTTCGAAGAGATGATAACCAGGATTTCCGATCTGCCCACTCTTCCGAGTACTATGATGAAGATATGGACGATCCTGGAATCGCCGGATAGTTCATCCTCTGATATCGAAAAAGTGATAGCCCTGGATCAAACGCTTGCTGCCAAGGTCATCAGGCTCGCAAATTCTCCTTTTTATCACACTCCTTCAGAAATCGGGAGTGTCAAGAGCGCTATTGTGAACGTCGGATTCGATGCGGTCAGAAATCTTGTGATCGCTGTATCGGTCACGTCGATGCTTAAAAAACTCGATAGCACGAATAAATATTTCCCCCTCAAGGAGTTCTGGAGACATAGTGTGGGGACGGGAGTGGCCGCAAGGGAGTTCGCTGGAAAAGTGCAGGGCGTCGACAGGGAGCTGTGTTTCTGTGCAGGCATTCTCCACGATATCGGGAAATTTGCGATGAATCTCCTGTTGCCCGAGAAATACGCTGAAGTACTTTCGTTGGCTGCCAGGGCTGACCTGTTCATCAGAGAGGCGGAAGAACGTGTGACCGGCACCGATCACACGATGGTCGGGGAATTGTTTGCCAGGCACTGGTCATTTTCGAGACCCCTGACAAGGATAATAGGGGATCACCACAAGACGCCGGATGACATCGATGATGCGTTCCTTCTTGAAGTCGCTGTCATTCAACTCGCCGATGGAGTAGTGCGGGATATCGAATACGGTTTCCCCGGAGATTTTAAAAAGGGCGACGCTTCGAAGCGTCTCTTTGACCTGTTCGATATCGACGATCAATTTATCGAACAATTTCAGAATTCCATTTTTGAAAAAATAGAGATGGCGGGAGAGATCCTGAATCTGGTCTGAAGTCTCAGGCCGTACCGGGTCAGCCGCATGACAGGGGATACGCTGAAGTCCCTTATGTTTCGCAGATATCTCATTCACATACAATTTGACACGATCGGTTTCTCAATGTAGTCTTGGTCTGTAAACTTTTTCCCGCTTAGTCTCCGGGGTCTTTTCTGTGGATGATTCGAGGGTAGGTCGTTCATGAATCCTTCTTCTATTATAGTCCTTCTTACGGATTTCGGCAGTTCGAGCTGGTATATCGGCGTGATGAAAGGCGTTATTCTGTCTATTGCGCCCCAGGCGAGGATCGTGGACCTCTGCCATAACGTCTCGTCCCAGGACGTGCGTGAAGGATCTTTCATTCTTGGAAACAGTTACAGATATTTCCCTGTGGGTTCTGTTTTCGTATGTGTCATCGATCCCGGGGTGGGAGGGGAGAGGAAGAATCTCATTATAGAGACGGATAAACATTATTTCGTCGGCCCCGATAATGGAATATTTACTCCGGTTTTCGAGGACAACAGATCACTCCATGTTCATCAGGTCACCTCGGATGAATATACGCTGGCCGGGAAAGGCAGCACATTTCTCGGCCGGGACCTGTTCGCGCCTGTAGCCGCCCACATCTCGCTTGGAGTGGATCCGTCATCCATAGGTCCCGGGCTTTCGACCATCACCACCATGCCTCGATCCGAACCTGTCATAAAGGATGGTTTAGAGATAAGAGGCAGGATAGCCTATATAGATTCGTTTGGAAATATCATCACCGATATCAGCAGGGAAGCCCTTGATTCGGTCTTTGCCGATTCCACTGGAGCCAGGTTGAAAGTAGTCATTGGCGGGAGGACCGTCGAAGGGATAAAGGAATATTACGGTCAGGAGGTTTCCGGAAGATTGATGGCGGTAATCAATAGTTGGGGTTATCTCGAACTTGCTGTCAATATGGGAAGCGCGTGGGAATATCTCGGATTGAGAGAAAAAAGATCCGTTTCGATAGTTGTGACTCGCCGTGGGAATGGAAATCCGTGAAACAAACAGATGCCAGGATACGTTTATCAGATATGCGGTGTATTACTGGTTTTCGAACTCTGGGGGTACGGTCATGAACAGGTCGGCAATATTTCTGGGATTTATTCTCATTCTCGCGGTAATCGTTCCTCAACAGGTTTTCGCGTACAAGCTGGAAACAGAGTGGGAAAGATCTTTCGATATAGGCAAGGATCCCGAATTCATCCTGAAGAATGTAAACGGTCGAATCGAAGTCGAAGGCTGGGA encodes the following:
- a CDS encoding flagellar biosynthesis protein FlhA: VISYLCNFVVQGNYVIGLVIFLIIIVIQFIVITKGAGRIAEVAARFTLDAMPGKQMSIDADLNSGLINEDEARDRRDKISREADFYGAMDGSSKFVRGDAIAGIIITLINIIGGLIIGIAQRKLSLGDAAMTYTMLTVGDGLVTQIPALIVSTGAGMIVTRAASKRDFGEDISNQVFSYPRVMMIVSITLLGMGMVPGLPKLPFLLLGSLFFVIFITMRRRAAAKAKEVVEEPVVEDDVDPVEQDNLYYVDRLEIEIGYGLIPLVNEDMGGDFLKRVTNIRKQAAVDLGLHVSPIRIRDNLQLKQNQYRIKLKGVDIADGIIQIERCLAIRSGPLDGSIEGIETREPAFNMPALWIRKEDVDKAEVNGYTVVEPSAVIATHLNEIIHKYADEIMTRQDVRDLVEKVRTYAPAVVEDLFPDQLTYAFLQQVLSNLLRERVSIKDMITILESIAYYLPQTRDIDYISERIREALGRSIISNYLDGEGALPVVVIHPEVEEIMGRAVEASSESRILSLDPGFTKSVLSSVREEVDRVSAMGLQPVILCSSMIRLAFHRFIEPTFPFLVTLSYAEISRDVNVRSVGMVKINETERMQGSGQVA
- a CDS encoding HDOD domain-containing protein; amino-acid sequence: MVQKVSIDKLIMLTGDLPPMPYVARRVMDVVNDSSTDAHILQEIISKDQGLAGQIMKIANSALYACSRRIETLTDAIVMLGFNSIRSLSIMAATKNLYEFTRRGKILGLKDKLMWEHSVAAAMTARIVAQKVRPAMIEKAFMGGLLHDIGKLVILQKLPDVFDSIVEEVYNTGRHFAEVEMELLEFTHAEVGAMLMKKWKLPEEFENAVRYHHEVTAETNLDSQLIYFIDLANMICHKLGLGFIKEPGLELSSEISTMRLGVAEDDLEKMIEMTNSALDQELTTFM
- a CDS encoding HDOD domain-containing protein, whose protein sequence is MTTSVKNGITTEEVSDLQASEDEDLRFEEMITRISDLPTLPSTMMKIWTILESPDSSSSDIEKVIALDQTLAAKVIRLANSPFYHTPSEIGSVKSAIVNVGFDAVRNLVIAVSVTSMLKKLDSTNKYFPLKEFWRHSVGTGVAAREFAGKVQGVDRELCFCAGILHDIGKFAMNLLLPEKYAEVLSLAARADLFIREAEERVTGTDHTMVGELFARHWSFSRPLTRIIGDHHKTPDDIDDAFLLEVAVIQLADGVVRDIEYGFPGDFKKGDASKRLFDLFDIDDQFIEQFQNSIFEKIEMAGEILNLV
- a CDS encoding SAM-dependent chlorinase/fluorinase, coding for MNPSSIIVLLTDFGSSSWYIGVMKGVILSIAPQARIVDLCHNVSSQDVREGSFILGNSYRYFPVGSVFVCVIDPGVGGERKNLIIETDKHYFVGPDNGIFTPVFEDNRSLHVHQVTSDEYTLAGKGSTFLGRDLFAPVAAHISLGVDPSSIGPGLSTITTMPRSEPVIKDGLEIRGRIAYIDSFGNIITDISREALDSVFADSTGARLKVVIGGRTVEGIKEYYGQEVSGRLMAVINSWGYLELAVNMGSAWEYLGLREKRSVSIVVTRRGNGNP